A single Lactuca sativa cultivar Salinas chromosome 8, Lsat_Salinas_v11, whole genome shotgun sequence DNA region contains:
- the LOC111907664 gene encoding uncharacterized protein LOC111907664, with protein sequence MAVVLSVGNSSLHHRNRPPQSSELSFNKRSSSNISLSGGRLFTHDGKLVLNSTQNLFNRSPFCTRSFRGEDAEYTDTTRYINNSEGQDETADVILGNQQQNKTTVTRSSLLAQLAILLGVAATITLLSICLKQPNQGSSSGIQILAGSSSTSAVSTVGFSFNAFGYKIILPEYTPGWIYFWLLMAAGCGLFISEEALNIWVGISLARMLSLDGTRQSLAESFSRNAPHILSTLLWVYWGVCISDMIPFYLGRLFKKSGASDDVYSKLGVSKDKALGLTNIVQRYGNLIGFVERFSLGVRNPTAFFAGALDISPECFFAGVCCGGLITLPIQLAIGFFLRERPVFAIATVATVVGVWTVFPYAVAAITALFFYLRRRYSN encoded by the exons ATGGCGGTGGTTCTTTCCGTTGGAAACTCCTCTTTGCACCACCGCAACCGCCCACCTCAGTCGTCTGAGTTGTCGTTCAATAAGCGTTCAAGCAGTAATATCAGTTTGTCTGGTGGTAGGTTGTTCACGCATGACGGAAAACTCGTTCTTAACAGTACGCAAAATTTGTTCAACCGTTCACCTTTCTG TACCAGAAGCTTTCGGGGAGAAGATGCAGAATATACCGACACAACAAGATACATAAACAACTCTGAGGGACAAGATGAAACTGCTGATGTGATACTTGGGAATCAACAACAAAATAAAACCACTGTTACAAGGAGTTCATTGCTTGCACAACTAGCAATACTCCTGGGTGTTGCTGCAACAATCACACTATTGTCCATATGTCTTAAACAGCCCAATCAGGGATCATCTTCTGGTATTCAAATATTGGCTGGCAGTTCATCTACCTCTGCTGTATCCACTGTTGGTTTTTCATTCAATGCTTTTGGATACAAAATCATACTTCCAGAATACACTCCAGG ATGGATCTATTTTTGGCTGCTGATGGCTGCAGGATGTGGACTTTTTATAAGTGAAGAGGCGTTAAATATATGG GTGGGCATCTCACTAGCACGGATGTTGTCACTAGATGGGACAAGACAGTCTTTGGCTGAATCATTTTCTAGAAACGCCCCACACATTTTGTCCACTTTATTGTGGGTATACTG GGGAGTTTGCATTAGTGATATGATACCATTTTACCTTGGGAGGCTATTTAAGAAATCTGGTGCATCTGATGATGTTTATTCgaag TTAGGGGTTAGCAAAGACAAAGCACTTGGCCTTACCAACATTGTTCAAAGATATGGGAATCTCATTGGTTTTG TTGAACGATTTTCTCTAGGAGTGAGAAATCCAACTGCCTTTTTTGCTGGGGCACTG GATATATCCCCTGAGTGTTTCTTTGCTGGTGTTTGTTGTGGTGGCTTGATTACTCTTCCAATTCAG CTTGCAATTGGATTCTTTCTGAGAGAACGCCCTGTATTTGCCATTGCCACTGTTGCTACAGTAGTT GGAGTATGGACTGTGTTCCCATATGCTGTGGCAGCTATAACAGCACTATTTTTTTACCTGAGAAGGCGTTACTCTAATTAA
- the LOC111907663 gene encoding probable LRR receptor-like serine/threonine-protein kinase At5g48740, translating to MEFHWCFFTSFLFLSYPNLISSNQEGFWSLSCGRATNFIDSSNISWVSDYGYITKGNTTTLDFNDSIRFFPNPKNRNCYKLPINYTYSSLILIRVSFMYKNYDGLQQPPMFSVSLGTAVSATINLSFKDPWIEEFIWQIDKETLLLCLNSIPNGGIPVISSIEIRPMPQGGYYNGMEDFTNKLLRKRYRINCGFTNGSIRYPLDEYDRIWDPDEDFSPFHTSIGFSNPETFDTWSLNERPPLPVVQTGRVLARREGLSYNFALQNLGDYYLVVYFAGILPVSPTFDILINGEVVESNYRVKIWEVGSLYFLRKGIQNLNITFKDITFYPLVNAIEVYEIANIPPESSTTVVSALQVIQESTGLDLEWEDDPCSPTTWEHIQCEGSSVTSLELFDMELRSISPTFSDLFDLKTLDLHNTSLVGEIENLGGLKSLEYLNLSFNKLISFGTDLDGLISLQVLDLKNNSLEGLVPESLGAMKNLHLLSLENNHLQGTIPKALNKDSLEIRTSGNLCLSFTMSNCYNTTPNASIDAPKVSVFDKKKEKLHSHLAVVLGGGGGVLFVLITVSISVFLYIRSRRNKEQSKEREGEQADLELRNWNAAKTFSYREIKAATRNFKKTLGRGSFGSVYLGKLPDGKQTAVKVRFDKTKLGADSFINEVSILSSICHQNLVTFEGYCDESKQQILVYEYLPGGSLSENLYGANSKKITLNWVRRLKIAIDAAKGLDYLHNGSNPRIIHRDVKSSNILLDANMNAKVCDFGLSKQVTQADVSHVTTMVKGTAGYLDPEYYTTQQLTEKSDVYSFGVVLLELICGREPLKRTGSPDSFNLVLWAKPYLQAGVFEIVDESLQGTYDEESMRKTAVIASMSVDRDPSQRPNMSQVLAELKEAYSIQLSYLATIELPT from the exons ATGGAATTCCATTGGTGCTTCTTCACTAGCTTCTTGTTTCTAAGCTACCCCAACCTCATTTCATCTAATCAAGAAG GTTTTTGGAGTTTATCATGTGGAAGAGCTACAAATTTCATTGATTCCTCCAACATTTCATGGGTATCAGACTATGGATACATCACAAAAGGGAACACCACAACTCTTGATTTCAATGACTCGATTCGGTTTTTCCCAAATCCTAAGAACCGGAATTGTTATAAGCTACCAATAAACTACACATATTCATCTTTGATTCTTATTCGAGTCAGTTTCATGTATAAAAACTATGATGGGCTTCAACAACCACCAATGTTTTCTGTTTCTCTAGGAACAGCTGTTTCTGCTACTATTAACCTATCATTTAAAGATCCATGGATAGAAGAGTTCATATGGCAAATTGACAAAGAGACTCTTTTGTTATGCTTGAATTCCATTCCGAATGGTGGGATTCCAGTCATTTCTTCAATTGAAATCCGACCGATGCCTCAAGGAGGTTACTATAATGGAATGGAAGATTTTACAAACAAGTTGCTTAGAAAACGCTACCGGATCAACTGTGGTTTTACTAATGGCTCTATTAG GTACCCTTTGGATGAATACGATAGAATATGGGATCCAGATGAAGATTTTTCACCTTTTCATACATCAATTGGATTCAgtaaccctgaaacttttgataCGTGGAGCCTCAACGAGCGTCCACCTCTACCCGTTGTTCAAACGGGTAGAGTTTTGGCTAGGCGAGAAGGGTTAAGTTACAATTTTGCCCTCCAAAATCTTGGAGATTACTATCTTGTTGTATATTTTGCTGGAATTCTTCCGGTTTCACCCACCTTTGACATCTTGATTAATGGGGAAGTTGTTGAATCAAACTATAGAGTAAAAATCTGGGAAGTTGGGAGCTTGTATTtcttaaggaaaggaatccagAACTTGAATATTACTTTCAAAGATATTACTTTCTACCCTCTTGTGAATGCAATTGAAGTGTATGAGATAGCAAACATACCTCCCGAATCCTCTACAACAGTAG TTTCAGCTCTTCAAGTTATTCAGGAGTCCACTGGGTTGGATCTTGAATGGGAAGATGATCCATGTTCTCCAACAACCTGGGAGCATATACAATGTGAAGGAAGTTCTGTCACCTCATT GGAACTATTTGACATGGAATTGAGGTCAATCAGTCCTACATTCAGCGACCTATTCGATCTAAAAACACT AGATCTTCATAATACATCACTTGTAGGAGAAATCGAAAACCTGGGTGGCTTAAAGAGTCTTGAATATCT GAACCTGAGTTTTAATAAGTTAATATCATTTGGGACTGATCTGGATGGATTAATCAGCCTTCAAGTTCT GGATTTAAAGAATAACAGTTTAGAAGGTTTAGTTCCTGAAAGCCTTGGAGCCATGAAGAATCTTCACCTATT GAGTCTGGAAAACAATCATTTACAAGGCACCATCCCAAAGGCATTGAACAAAGATAGTCTTGAAATAAG AACATCCGGGAATCTGTGTCTGAGCTTCACCATGTCAAATTGCTATAATACTACACCAAATGCTTCAATTGATGCACCAAAAGTCTCGGTTTTCGACAAGAAGAAGGAAAAACTTCATAGTCATTTAGCAGTTGTACTTGGTGGAGGTGGAGGAGTACTTTTTGTTCTTATTACTGTGTCTATTTCAGTTTTCTTATACATAAGGTCAAGGAGAAATAAAGAACAATCTAAAGAAAGAGAAGGTGAGCAAGCTGACCTGGAATTGAGAAACTGGAATGCAGCAAAAACCTTCTCTTACAGAGAAATCAAAGCAGCCACTCGCAACTTTAAGAAGACTTTAGGACGTGGTAGTTTTGGGTCAGTCTACCTTGGGAAACTTCCAGATGGAAAACAGACAGCTGTCAAAGTCCGATTCGATAAAACAAAACTCGGAGCTGATTCTTTCATTAATGAG GTGTCCATTTTGTCTTCAATTTGTCACCAAAATCTTGTAACTTTTGAAGGATATTGCGACGAATCAAAACAGCAAATACTGGTTTATGAATATTTACCTGGTGGATCATTGAGTGAGAATCTTTATG gAGCAAATAGcaaaaaaataacattaaattGGGTGCGTAGACTTAAGATTGCCATTGATGCTGCAAAAGGTTTGGACTACCTACACAACGGGAGCAACCCACGGATCATCCACCGTGATGTGAAATCAAGCAATATACTTTTGGATGCAAACATGAATGCTAAAGTTTGTGATTTTGGCCTATCAAAGCAAGTAACTCAGGCAGATGTGAGTCATGTGACAACTATGGTGAAGGGAACTGCAGGGTATCTTGACCCTGA ATATTATACCACGCAACAATTGACTGAAAAGAGTGATGTTTATAGCTTTGGAGTTGTTCTTTTGGAGCTAATTTGTGGTAGAGAACCATTAAAGAGAACAGGATCACCGGATTCATTCAATTTAGTTTTATGG GCGAAACCGTATCTGCAAGCGGGTGTATTTGAGATAGTGGATGAGAGCTTACAAGGAACATATGATGAAGAGAGTATGAGAAAAACAGCTGTGATTGCTTCCATGTCAGTTGATAGAGATCCATCACAGAGACCAAATATGTCTCAAGTACTTGCTGAACTTAAAGAAGCCTACAGCATCCAACTATCTTATCTTGCAACTATTGAACTTCCCACTTGA
- the LOC111907665 gene encoding 60S ribosomal protein L13a-4 — translation MVSGSGICAKEVVVDARHHMLGRLSSILAKELLNGQRVTVVRCEEICLSGGLVRQKMKYLRFLRKRMNTKPSHGPIHFRAPSKILWRTIRGMIPHKTKRGAAALARLKVYEGVPTPYNRKKRMVIPDALKVLRLTAGHKYCLLGRLSSEVGWNHYETIKDLEKKRKEKAQVVYERKKQLNKLRAKAEKAAEEKLGAQLEILAPVTY, via the exons ATGGTGTCAGGATCGGGAATATGCGCAAAGGAGGTGGTTGTTGATGCTCGCCATCACATGCTTGGTCGGTTATCGTCGATTCTGGCTAAAGAACTTCTCAACGGCCAGAGAGTCACCGTCGTTAGATGTGAAGAAATCTGTCTTTCCGGCGGCCTTGTTCGTCAGAAAATGAAGTACCTCCGTTTTCTTCGTAAGCGTATGAACACCAAGCCGTCACACGGTCCTATCCATTTCCGTGCTCCTTCTAAGATCCTCTGGCGTACCATCCGAGG AATGATTCCACACAAGACTAAGCGTGGAGCTGCTGCTCTTGCAAGGTTGAAGGTTTATGAAGGGGTCCCTACTCCTTACAACAGGAAGAAGAGAATGGTCATCCCTGATGCTCTCAA GGTTTTAAGGCTAACAGCTGGACATAAGTACTGCTTATTGGGCCGTTTATCTTCTGAGGTTGGATGGAATCATTATGAAACCATCAAG GATCTTGAGAAGAAGAGGAAGGAAAAAGCTCAAGTGGTGTATGAGAGGAAGAAGCAGCTTAATAAACTGCGTGCAAAGGCAGAAAAGGCTGCAGAAGAGAAACTTGGGGCACAACTTGAGATCCTTGCCCCTGTTACCTACTAA